TATATTGTAATCCCGATTTCAGTGGCTACATGCACAATCTTCCAAGTTCATACACATTTGCTATTTTTCACTGAACCATGTAGTTTGTTGAATTAAAATAAAATGCGGAGCTGGTGCTATCATTTACTTACATTCTTTTTTGGTTTCAGGGTCCACCAGTTGCACCTGCAGCATCCAAGCGTAAGAAAGGTGATAAAAGTAAAGGGAAATCTGAAAGGAGCTCAATTGGGGAGTTATTGGTCATCCCATTCCTGTCAAAATTTCCTATACCTTCCCATGGTGAAGATGCATCATCAATGGCAGTGCGGAAGTAAGATCATAAGAATCAGTTGTCTTTATCATAAAAGAAAGGATTATAGACGTTTAGACATAATACTATGTTTATTTACTTTACTCTTATCCTGATGTACTAAAGGGTTTCATTTCAGTTATTTTGGAGTTTTGATGGCATATGGAGGCCTCCAAGATGTAAGATTTTTAAATTATATCCTTCTAGTGTGTCTTATTTTATGAATTTTTATAAGAAATGCTAATTCATTTCAGTATCCATCTTGCAGTTTCTGACTGAAAAGAAAGATTTGACAATTACATTGATCAGGAACCGGATTCTTCCATTATATTCTTTGGATCCATGCAGCCCATATTTGATTTCAACGGCTAATTGGGTTATTGGTCAGCTTGCTATATGCCTACCAGAGGTTACATGCTTTCCCTGTTTTTTAATTCCATCATCCCATAGGACATGCTGGATCAAAGAAAAGGCTTCATGTAATATGTATATTCCTGTACATTATATATTTGGCTTTCTAATTCTTGTTTGCTTACCAGGACATGAGTACTAGTATTTATCAGTCCTTAATGAAGGCGTTGACGATGGAGGATGTGGAGGACATAACTTGTTATCCAGTTTGTGCCTCTGCTTCTGGTGCTATTACAGAACTCATCGAGGTTAAGAGTCAATGCAGTATTTTCCATTGTAGTCTACTTGCACCTGGAAGTATAAACTGATATATTTTGTCTCTGATTTTTTCAGAATAGTTATGCTCCACCTGACTGGCTCGTTCTTTTGCAAGTGGTTGTGAAAAGAATAAGTACTGGAGATGAAAATGAGTCTGCTCTTCAGTTTAAGCTTCTGGGCACAATAGTTGAGGGTGGACAAGAAAAAGTTCTATCTCATATTCCTGAAATTGTGTCTAACATTGCTAATACTGTAATGGAGCTGCTGCCCCCTATCCCAGATCCTTGGCCTCAGGTAGTAGTGCATCTTTCTTCTGTGTGGTCAATATTTTGGTACTTTGTGCAAGGAGGTTAAATCACAATGCCCACTTTTGATCTTATGATCAGTTATTACTTTCGTATTAACAATATTATTTCTGGCCTTTGGCAAATTATGGATTAGCTGATTCAGTATACATTTTGGTACTACAAATTGGACATAAGAATCTCAACCTACCTTGTAAACTTCTTTCAATAGAATAATTAATACGATAAAAATTCATTTGCAACTACTGAGCTTACTTTTTAAAAGAAATGCATGTTTCTCAGTCATGCTCGTATGATCACCTTTCATCATGTCCCAGTATTCCTGGTGTATTGGATTCCTTGAGGAAATCCCAACAACACTATTTAATATATCTGCTATGTAGGTTGTTGAACACGGTTTTGCAGCCCTGGTAGCAATGGTTCAAGCTTGGGAGAGCTCTGCACCAGATGAAAACAAGACACATGAAAAGAGGGTCTGGCAGTCAGGCCAGTCTGCTATTGCTGAAACAATTTCATTACTGTTACAAAAAGCTTGGTTGTTGCAAGTTGACAATATGGTATGTTAGGTTTGCTGTTGACCTGTTGTCTTAGTATTCATGCAGTGAAATTTGCTTGACTGTTTTCAACATTCATTTCAGGAGAACATCGGTTCTGCATTGCCACCTCCGTCATGTGTAAATGATGCTTCTGTGTTACTTGAGTTTGTCATGAGTTCTGTTACTTGCATGGAAGAAACTGCAAGTATGAAGGTCTTTGAGCTGGTAGCTATATGGGCTGACACTATTGCTAACTGGGACTCCTGGGAGGAGATGGAGGATGAGGGGGTTTTCAACGCAATTAAAGAAGCTGTCAATTTCCACCAAAGATTTGACCTTGACGGGTTTTTCCTGAAAATGCTTCCATCGCAGACTGAAAATGCTTCACAGAGTTCAGTCATTGGTCGGGTTTCTAATTTTGTGACAAGGGCAATTGCAGCTTACCCATctgcaacatggagggcatgctcATGCATCCATACACTACTGCACGCTCCAAATTTCTCCCTTGGAACACAAGATGCTAGAAAGATTATTGCTGAATCCTTTGCACAAGCAGCATTTTCCCGCTTCAAGTCTATATCTGACAGTCCTGTTGGGCTATGGAAACCACTATTGTTGGCAATATCTTCATGCTACATTTGTTATCCAGATGCCATTGAACAAATCTTGAACAACTTTGATGGTAATGGTTTTGCAATCTGGACATCTGCATTGGCACAAGTCTCAAGCAGCTCATTCAATCCTGGCCTGTCATCTGAATCCGAGATCAAGTTAGCTGGTAAGTGCCTATGTAGTACTGATCACTGCATTGTTTAACTCTGTTGATATTTTCTCTGATATCTTATGAATGTGGGCCAGCTTTTAATTGTTTGTTTCCTTGATGCAGTGCTAACATTATCAACTGTGATTAACCATCTCATGTCACTTTCCATGGGTGGCACCAAAGTGTTACAAGACTGCTATGTATCACTGATGGAATCTTGCATTCAGCTGAAGGAAGTTCAAGACAATGGGGACAATGATGACAATGACGGTGCTGAAGATCttgatgatgacgatgaagatGAAGACACTGAAGACGATGATGAGGTAACAGAAATGAAGACACTGCTTTGTAccttttcttgtcatgcttaagCACTCCGCTCAAGATAAAAAAGAATAATGCAACTAGGATTCGGACGACGATGATGTGcgggaagaaacagaggaggaaTTCCTTGAAAGATATGCACTAGCTGCTGCGGGTGAGTCAATCGAGGCTATCGAGGAAGGAGACATTGATGAAGAAACCCAAGACATCGAATTGGGTAAGTTTCTTCATCTGTTACcccaatcttttttttttaaccTTAAACATGTGGGGATAGTTTCGTGACCACTTGCCTCTTGAGTAAACGCAGGCTCTCTGGATGATGTGGACATACAAGAGGTGGTTATTTCCCTGATGCAGAAACGTCCTGCTTTGCAGGCCCAAACGTTTCCAGACAGCCTGGTTGAAAGAATTACAGAAACATTTCCAGAATACCAACGGTTTTTCCAAgtccatcgacaagcttagaGTATAGGAAACATGTGCAGATTTTTCTATTTGATATGTTTGTATTTCTTGCATTTTTGTTAGCTTAAGTATTTTCCCTTGAGCTCTGTTCTGAGAGGTATTTTCTTGTCAGATATGTAGTGACATTTCACATTCTTATTTTCCCTTGATGTGAGATGTGAGTGATAAGATATGGCGTGATGATGTCCGAGGGTTACATATGTGCTGTGGGCATAATTGTAAAACATTATATCAGTTCGTCCTTCTACCATTTTCAAATTTTTGCCATGTTTTTGCACTGTCGCCAAACATGTATGGATTGAAGGAGAAAAGGGAAGGGGAGTGGACGGGGATTGTGGTGGGGCTGTTAGATGTTCTCGGGAAAGCTCCACGGGTAATGGCGGAGGTACCTCTGGCAAGAGCAAGACGGAGGAGAGGGATGACATGTGGATCCTTGGGCCAGTGAGACAGTGGGAGGGAGAAACGCAGGCTGGCTTGATTGGTTTCTGGTCCACCAGTGACCAATTTAGCAACGGAGAATGTAGGGCATGGGGGAGGAGTTGGGCTGGTGGATTTGGGCCCGAGAGAACTAGGTCAGGccgaaaagaaaataaaagattaAGAGAAAAGGTTTGGGTtggttttgatttgaattcggcCCAAGACAGGTTTTTAAGGTTTAATAGTTTTGCAAACTAATTTAGAAACTTATTTTATACTATTTGAATCTTGCATCTTCTCAAACTTTAAAACTTgattaaaaataaatatatttggaacttgtTTCAAACCATTATCTTTTCATACTTTTCAATCATTTTTGAATGTCTTTTATTTTTTAACTTCCTTATCAAACCTTTTAAACTATATTTTTACAAATCATTGAAAACTATTTTGATGCTCTTTTGAGATATTTTTAACCCTGTTTTTAAATAACCATTTAAGGCATTTTGGATCCAGTTTTAAATAACAAAAAATAAACTATTTCTAAACCACTTTGAAACTTAATTTCACAAGCGTTATTCTGATTTCTAAAATATACAACTATTTTGAGGAATTAAACCCCCTTTTTTAAAACAAAAATTTCAAATTAGTTAATACACATTTTCCAACACTTTTGGAACCCAATTGTGAACTTGTTACCACACACCAAAAATTAACGCAAAGGAATCAAATAGAACAAACAATTAAATTAACATTGTAAAAAAATTACAAATTCGCATTTGTGCCACTCGTTACTCCACATTGACAACAAATTTTAGAAAATGGTTAAAATCATTGATTTCATTTAGTGTTTTCTAGTCACATCCCAAAATAGAAAATTTAGGGGCATGACACATGTTCTGACATCTAAATCTGTTAAATGTACAACACCTCATAATCACATCTAGTGGGAGAAACACTGAAAACTTGCTTATTAGTTGAGGACTTGAGCCTTTTCTTGGATAAATCAGTGTTGTGTGCTTTAACTGTCAAAATTGGGTCACCATGTTTCAAGAAACTAGTTAATCCGATTTTACCAAAGTGCAAGCCTAAGATGTGGGGATACGCTCCAATCTTGTGTACGTTCTCAAAGTAGCCATAACATCTTCTACTGATACTTCTTGTTTGTCCTCTCATGCTCTTGTCTTATATCTTTATTACTATGCAATCTCTTGTATGGTGCCTCAATTTCTTGCACTTGAAGAGAGTAATGGGATCCATGATCTTCTTCATGTGCTGCTTGTTTCTTTTCCCTTGCTTGGACTTGTTCCTTTCATGATGAGGCAGGAGACAATCCTCATCCCTTCTTAAacttcttcaccatgtcttcatagttatcttgagaaggttgactATTGCTCTTGCCCTTATGTAACACCCTAGCCCATTAGTAGCATGTGGTAGTTGTGAAGTTAACCCTTGTGGCCCAAGTGTGGCTCATGTATGGTTGTGGTGGTTGGagggtttagtaccaccttggaagtttaggagggtgagggccAGTTTATAATCCTTGTCATTCCAAATGTAACACCTCTAGGTTAAACCTTTTGCACGAAGCGAGGTGCTACGCGTATGTAGGCCCATTCCACGTGCGGAGCTAGGccatatcactactacagaaagtcAATTCACCGCCAGGACCTTCACCAACGATTTTGAGATAACCGGCGGTGATACATATCACCGTCGACTTATGACCTATGGGGCCCCTCCTGGCCGAATAACCGGCGGTGATGAACGCTTTCGCCGCCGGCTCGCCGTTTGATCCAGCGGTGAACACAATCTCGACCTTTACTGTCGTGTCATTCACCGAACCTGCGGTAAAGGTGTTGTCACCGCTGGCTGCTGGTCCTATGTCCGACGCCGGAGAAACCGGTAGAGGTAACAATACTTTTACCGCCGGCGCTAAGATGGCTGTGTGCGCTACAGTTAGATTCGGCGGTGAAGCAGGTTATCACCGTCGGATTACCGTATGATCCGGTGGTGAAGCAACCATTGTTTGAATGGACGCGTTGGGTATGCTGCTAGGCGAGGCGAGAATTGATGTCTGCAGATGAACTCCTCTGGCAGGACGCTACATCTACCATACCGAATGGCAAGGGCAGGGATGAGATGAACTTTTCTgctgtccatgttatatgcgatgatggTTCTTTCCCCCCAACAAAGAAGGGGCACCAAACATGCTATGGTGGTGCACCGCCcctctgtcacacccaattttaaggataaaattgaatgcactaactcatgtgtgcccagagatcagtcacacacacaagctgacaaattataaaagagtatcatcacaatgtatcttacatcacgataataacataacttagtcttacacatcacagcggaaaataaaagataactctctctcgtggaacaccatcatagagaaggtcaactggttgaccacaagcctaataatccttaggaacctcctcatacacgttgtcatcggttacacatccgggatttttatccaaatatagaaagtaaacaagcgtaagtacttcccgtacttaacaagataacatggggttatgtagctcaaaaaggatgacacatgTTTACTGCacttagcacttttagtaagtcaagattttattatcaagtattatcatgttatgcttaagctcccatttatacccacataatc
This sequence is a window from Miscanthus floridulus cultivar M001 chromosome 10, ASM1932011v1, whole genome shotgun sequence. Protein-coding genes within it:
- the LOC136485813 gene encoding uncharacterized protein; the protein is MEFDTPAAALAGDELRRLVAATLSPDKASVDAAAAGLDALAADPRFPLAILAVAAGDGDQGMRVAAATYLKNFTRRNLASRLCSSEVYKEFRDQLAQALLRAEPAILRVLIEVFRQVVEKDFVKDNLWPELIPQLKLVIQSSNLVSPGQHPEWNTINALKVLQSVVRPFQYFLNPKVAKEPVPQQLEQIAAEILVPLQVTFHHFSDKVLLSPDGTNLEYEQLLLITCKCMYFTVRSYMPSRVKQILPSFCKDMFCILDSLNFNSPIEDGPTIRLKIAKRCLIILCALVTRHRKHADNQMPHIVNCAIKISKQSIHLSKLDSLPNRIFSLAFDVISRVLETGPGWRLVSPHFSSLLDSAVFPALALNEKDIAEWEEDTDEYMQKNLPSELDDISGWTEDLFTARKSAINLLGVIALSKGPPVAPAASKRKKGDKSKGKSERSSIGELLVIPFLSKFPIPSHGEDASSMAVRNYFGVLMAYGGLQDFLTEKKDLTITLIRNRILPLYSLDPCSPYLISTANWVIGQLAICLPEDMSTSIYQSLMKALTMEDVEDITCYPVCASASGAITELIENSYAPPDWLVLLQVVVKRISTGDENESALQFKLLGTIVEGGQEKVLSHIPEIVSNIANTVMELLPPIPDPWPQVVVEHGFAALVAMVQAWESSAPDENKTHEKRVWQSGQSAIAETISLLLQKAWLLQVDNMENIGSALPPPSCVNDASVLLEFVMSSVTCMEETASMKVFELVAIWADTIANWDSWEEMEDEGVFNAIKEAVNFHQRFDLDGFFLKMLPSQTENASQSSVIGRVSNFVTRAIAAYPSATWRACSCIHTLLHAPNFSLGTQDARKIIAESFAQAAFSRFKSISDSPVGLWKPLLLAISSCYICYPDAIEQILNNFDGNGFAIWTSALAQVSSSSFNPGLSSESEIKLAVLTLSTVINHLMSLSMGGTKVLQDCYVSLMESCIQLKEVQDNGDNDDNDGAEDLDDDDEDEDTEDDDEDSDDDDVREETEEEFLERYALAAAGESIEAIEEGDIDEETQDIELGSLDDVDIQEVVISLMQKRPALQAQTFPDSLVERITETFPEYQRFFQVHRQA